DNA sequence from the Augochlora pura isolate Apur16 chromosome 11, APUR_v2.2.1, whole genome shotgun sequence genome:
TTGTCAATGGACAATTCTCGTGGTGCACTTCCTGTTTccaatgtttattatatatatttaatattatattatatgttctTAACAGCAATCCATctaatttgtttcattatttattactgttcaCGTTTACGGTCATTCATCCCGTTTCTCGCGCAAACCATCTCCTTTGCAATGGAACCACAAATCTTTATTGTTTAAacgtatttaaacatttataatctattgttatagaaatatatatatatatatatatttatcgtgtcgCATAAATGCTTTTCAGGCTTACTAGGCGTAATAAAATGATGGGATATCGAGGACTACCGTTTATGTTAGTGGTTTGCGCATGCTTCAGCAATTTCGTTGCATCCGGGGGCCATGCACCATCGGTGAACATCAAAAATGGGACGTTATCGGGCCTGGCAATGAAAACAAGACGCGGCAGAGAATTCGCCGGCTTCCGGGGAATTCCTTATGCACTGCCACCGCTCGGAGAACTTAGATTCGAGGTAAGATTCTCCTCCGcgcatatttatattaattgcataCCACGATGGGAACAGGGATACCGACTATCGTCGGATTGAAAGGATTCAACGCGATGAAACTGTAATGAATTGTCTCGAGATTCTGTCCCTTAATTTTTCCGGAACAAATAAACTTCATACTTTTAGttacttgttattttataattcgtcattaatattattagtattatctgttgttattattttattcatttatgacTGAGTTCGATATACGCTGTCTTGAAGCTTCGCTTATctctcgataaataaatacaattttcctcTGATCCTGGTTTATTTGAAACTATTTATGGACAAACGCTTAAGTATATTccaagtattataataatgaacattttaattcaaacGTTTAAACTGAACTTCAAGTTCATCGACGAAGAAAAGCTTCTGGATTATTTTGTAcagcaatatatatataaaaatcatatgtAATAATAGTGTGTGCTTGGAgctatatataaacaaatgcataaatattccTCAAGTATTACAATAATGGAAATTCCGTAAAAACGCTTGCACTAATCATAAAAAGCAATGATGAGAAAGAGGCTCCGGATATTTTTTGTACTGTAATACAGATAATAATAGCAGCATGTATCAGTGAACaataaatcgtaattttaaattgcttttTTGTCTGTAAACGAAcacggggagagagaaaaaaacgaaCGTTCGTACAGTGAATTGAATACGATTCACCGAATCAATTGCTTACGGGAGAGAAACGACAGCTAGTCTATAAATACTCAACAATCTACTAATTTCACGGCAAGACGTCAATAAGAAATCATTGTATAACAATGATCACTCTCCACCGAGATAGTAGATCCAATCGTGttgattcgaattttaaatttgtatcatCGTTTCTGAATGAGACGTTGGAATGTGTATCCGCATTATGATGAAGCAACATTGTTTATCCGACGATTCTTATAAAAATCCTCGCAAGTACCGATCTAAGTGGATTAAAAGAATGCTTGCGAAAGAGCAATAGATTGTTAATTACTGTGACATGAAACGGATATACGAAATCATCAGTGTATTTCGTTTctcgaaactatttttgatccagattataattttaattaaaatattttaaaataattttactattataaattacatgatttatataatataatttattgattggAATCACCTGCCAAGATCGCAGATTTCACAAAAAGATAACAGAAATGGACAAAACGAGATCCAAAGCACAGAATTTAAAAGTACTGCAGAATTACgtcattttcataaaattattcattggaaaaggaaatttttatttcaaaatttcttcaGTTCAGTCCTTTCTTTGCtaagttaatataaaatatttcgaaagagAATTCCACGTTCACCCCGGTGGGTGAACGCACAACATTTTCcctttttcataaaattctgcGATTTTATGATCGTTGCACAATTTAGATGAATATGGATATGCAGATACCTGTAGACACGTAACTGTTATTAGAATTGCTACGAGAAGACGGAATCGATTAAAACGCAAGTTTGGGATTGTTTAAGCAACAGTAATCGTAAGAGGATCGAGACTTTGTTCCTTCCTTATTAGTTGCAACATGTCGCCAGATACTCTCCGAGATATTTATATCGCTACTTATATCCCAACTAATcgcgaattttcattcgatttatacatgtatatgccACTGCTTCGCCGTCAAAGAAAAAACCTGTTTTTGTTACTATAGCCAATGATGTAATTTTATACACCATTACGAAACTCGTAGAATTATGCATGTCGAAGTGCCACGGTAACTTTTCACGCTCTCACATCGAAGAATTCCTTTTCCCTAGAAATAAACCAGTTCGCGTTTTAACTATTTGCTTTCGGTCAACATCGagctattaattattcaaagcCTTCATTCACTGAATGGCGTTACGTTAGTTGTATTTCCCAACACGTGAGAAATGTGTATTTGAAATGTTGTTTGTAGATCGCGTAGTAGAATAACATCGCATCGATCGCTCGTGCGCCGCTccattattcataaatttttacgttAACATTAACAAACGATGCGATCGGGTAACGTCATTAGTCAACTTTAGAGACAGTAGTCCTTTTTTTTCAGTCACCCGGCGTCACTTATTGTTAGATAATCCGGATATTATCTGTCAGTGCGCAGGTCTGTGTATGCAGCCTGAatgattttatcaatttcttgtTATTTGTCAACAATGAAATATGATCCTGTCCAACGAATATGTTTGAGCGAGGCGACGGAGAACTTTGCGCAATTTTATATCAGTTTCTTTGTCGCGCGGATCATAAATTACGaagtaataatgaatattttgacATTAAAGTTTCTGTATAGCAAAATCGCGTCACTATTTGTCAGAAGGTAAAGGCAATAGGCAAGATAGCGAAGATAACGTAAAATAGGTCTGACATGTTAAGTAGATTTACAATAGTATGCGATAAAGTGACGCACAAATCGTACTGGCACACAatcggaaaataaaaataccattttcGTGTATAATTGgaagtaaacaaaaatgaggAAGTTTATTCGTAATTCCTACGGaaggttaattatttctgcggTATGCACACGTTACCCAAAAAGTCACTGTTCCTATACATTTCCTTGTTTGAAAGCATGCTAATTCGGCGGATTTTTCAggaatttctataataacacTAATTTTGACTAAgggatgaaatataaaaaagataaaaacaatttatataaaatatactttgatGTGAGATTAAATAATACTCTTTACAACATTCCGCCACAATTTTATGTCACGATTAATTAAAGCATGCGTGcccgtaacaatattatacaaataaatatataatatatataatatacataatatactacTCAATCTCAAATAAAAGCGTACTTTATGCaaactgtaaattatattttgtttaatgctaattgAACCAGACTACTTTTAAAGCAGGACAGCTTTTTTAAGGCTGGACTAAATGATTTGAGTCTTTCTTTAGATGACAAAGGGTCTAATCTACTACGCGATAATTAAAGtgcttctttttaataaattttggtATAACTTGGAAAGAcaagaaatgtaataattctcGGCTTTTAACTTCTTTAGCTGAGCTCgtaacgaaaatttgaaaaatgcatttccCAAGTCTTGTCAACTTATATGCAATCTGaacaatttcatcgaaatcgattGACATTATTATGTCATACCATCGAGTCATAGTTCTCCATGATTTCTTATCAAAAGCTGTGAGACATCCAgaaattttcacatttttgaaCGCCTGTAGCTTGATTTTACATTAACAgattttgatacaattttcagTACGCCGTTACTGTCATTGTTTAAAGTTTTCTTGCAAGCGcagacagaaaaattgaagcaCGAGAGAACCTTCTATTTTTTGTTGCCATTCCAAAACATAGCAAGATTTAGTCATCGTGTAGTGAACTGTACAGACTAGTAGACtctaaaaaatttaagtaattcagtaaaaaaatttagttgaaaaagttattctgtTAAAGTGGCTAACTGTATGGTCCATTAATTTTCGCACGCGAAACCAAAGGATAGCGCATAACGGAATTCCATATAATTTGTTTCCAGCCACCGAAGCCATCAGCGGCTTGGAACGGCGTCCGACTAGCCAAGGAAGACGCTAAAATATGCACCCAGAGAAACATCTACACGCACGATGATGATGTTGTCGGTGACGAGGATTGCTTATATTTGAACGTGTACACGCCGAAATTGCCGACCGACGAAGACAAACTGAAAGGAGGGTATCCCGTTATGATCTGGCTGCACGGCTGCGGTTGGATTTGCGGAGCTGGCCATTCCGAGTTCTACAGCCCGAAATTCTTGCTGGACCACGATGTAATTCTCGTTACGGTGAACTACAGGTTCGGATAGAAATCAAGCTACGATGATGAACATTCAACGAGTATGAAAATATACGGATGAGCAAACGCGACGATTGGGTAACGCGACAATTCGAAATGCGGATTTTTGAGTACGTTTCACGGAAAATCTACCGAAACAAAGACGACGATTTATGTTTGTACTATCCTGATacggaaacattttattattgagaaatttcattgaatttctctGTTATAGGAGCTAATGTGCCTAGGTAATACAATGATCAGATAATAGAACTTGCGGACAATGGAGTCTCCAGCGTATTTTCtggttcaaataaattctgccGAATTGTCCTTTAGCTTGCAAACAAAAGCGGACAATTTCGGAAGAGAACATACGATTGTTCAAGACTCGCGGCTCGTTTGTATAGTTATCGACAATGGGCGACTATAAAAACGAACCGCAAGGACTCATAGCGAAGTTTACAGTAATTATCAAGCATTATAGCAGGATGTGATTTTATGATCGTTTTATTGATCAACGATAATGGCTCTGATTTTATTCTCGTTCCCGTTAAAATCCTAGGGAAAATACGATGTTTATTATTACCTTGGGAAAGTTCAACCGTTTTCCACGGTTATGGAACAGGTATGATAGACATCTGAATCGCTATGAGACGAGGTCAATGCAATCTGCGGAAACTGGTCCCGAGGttcataaaaaaaactgtatCGCGTTCTTTACGATGCTTCGTAGATATCCTGGCCCTGTAGATAATTGGTCAAATACCACTTTGCAATATCCGTTGTTTTTTGTAGTCGTTGGAAGACATAATTGGGAACCTGCTTTAACTCGGTTGCTTCAATCTGGTCGTTCTATGTTAACATTACAACGGCGAGCTTCCTGACCGTTTCCAATTTAAACTGGCAATTATTCGTCGATCATTTAACGAAGAATTTAACAGTCAATTATCAACAGCTGCGAGGAACTTGACattcgaattatatttaaagatagatttttaaaatttactacgtttaaaaataacttaaattttacattatattgtactgtagATGTTactgatataataatactcatccgtattatttcaaattgagaGTACTATATGTATTAGGTTGTGTAACTAGTTAAGTTAATTATCAACAGCTGTGAGGAACTTGatattcgaattatatttaaagatagatttttaaaatttactacgtttaaaaataacttaaattttagattatattgtactgtagATATTactgatataataatactcatctgtattatttcaaattgagaGTACTATATGTATTAGGTTGTGTAACAAGTTAAGTTAATTATCAACAGCTGTGAGGAACTTGatattcgaattatatttaaagatagatttttaaaatttactacgtttaaaaataacttaaattttagattatattgtactgtagATGTTactgatataataatactcatctgtattatttcaaattgagtGCACTATATGTGTTAGTGTGTATAACAAGTCACGTACCTGTGGCACATGGGAAAAGACAAGGAAAATTGCAACTTAGCTTAAATGATAGCCGAATGTGACTTCTCTAAAACGGCGTAAATTAGATTGCAGTAGGATGACggaatcattttgaaaaattcgaaggaATCGATTTCTAACGTCATAGggtttacaaaattgaaaattgaaagtttaGACGAATTTCAAGATGCGTTCTAGTAGAGCTATTTCCATGCAACTTAGCTCAAatgaaagctgaaagtgttTACTTTAAGACGGGGTACATTAGGATGAGATTGTGTAATAAGTTCGTTCGCGGAGTTATAACACAACCTAATACATCTGGCTAATCGGTGGGTAATAATAATCATCTGTGACATGGTTTGCTGCTTCGCAGACTTGGACCGCTAGGATTTTTGAGTATGGAGGACACGGTGTTGCCTGGAAATTATGGGATGAAGGATCAATCGCAGGCCATTCGATGGGTCCATGAAAATATAGCTGCGTTCGGTGGCGATCCCAACCGAGTAACTATCTTCGGTGAAAGCGCTGGAGGCGCCAGTGTTCATTACCATATGATGAGTGACTTGACGAGAGGTCAGTAAATTTCAAACGAATATACGTGCTGTTGAAATACGTTTTGAAAAACCATCGGCAACTCTAACGGTCGACAATAATTTCAGTATAGTAACATTATAGCATTGAATGTAAAAAGTTTATACAATAGAAAAGAACTATTTAACGATCATTACTAGACTAcggatatttatgtaaaataaaaatggtttaaGTTAATCGTAAGAAACGtaaattagttgaaaatgtcttgattcgtttaatatttttaataagttgaaaataatgtagcaATATTCTCAAACCCTTCTAATTACcttacaaattttacatttaacttATTCagttttgtcataaatgcatcaaatccgtAGTCCAATCATTACACAGCATATTTACTTGGTAACAGTTGAAGTACTAGGAAATAATACCGGATAACTTTTAATGCATTCAATCTATCAGTGGaaggttaattaatttccttaattAGTCAGTGGTGTAACTCGAATGCAGTATGTTTCCGCATACTTTTGCTTcatttaaatggaatattattataaaacatatttcttgTGGACGCAACGAGGAGAAATGGTCGTCaagaattcatttatttctattctaatGAATTTAAGTTAATAATAAGATCGATAAAGAGAACAGCAGTAAGATTGTTTGAGAAGATTTTCGAAGATTAAACTGTTATTAGTAGCCGATTAATCTCTCAGGCTGAATGCAGGTGTTCGAGTTAAAAGCATCGCCTTGATATCGTCGATAAtgaacattaaaattgcaaaataagtTAATATTGGAACAGCGGTAGATACAAATTTGCATTACacgaattaacaaaaattaacgtTAAAATCATATCTTGATATGACGcacgtttgaaaaatattttacacagtTAAATAGcgaatgatatattaatatttttcaaagataatataattattaactttaagaaatcgagaattttattcaatcgatcgcaaaaaaaaaaacacgcaCCGATTTACAAACTCGCGCACGTCATAGATTTTTACGATTGATAAGAATGTTACCGTAATCGTGACATAATTCTTCCACGCTGCGAAACACCATGTTGAGGATAAAGTTTCGTAACGCTCCTATTAATCGCGTTGatggtagaaataaattaccgGGTAGAAATCGTGATTTGCAGAAACGCTCGCGTTCaagttgaaatgaattttctcaGGGAAATCGCGCGTTTTTAAGGAAAACTGCGGTCTACCACGTTCGAGATCGCTGAAACTGAAACATGTCGCAAAAAATACCGGAAAAAATCTTCGATCGCGTGGATTCACACCATACCGTCATCTCATTCACGATTAATTGCCTAGCTCGACAACTAGTTTACAATTCGATTCGCGCAAATATTGAACTctcaaaaaaatgtttcaaacagaAGTTCTGCATTTCTTGAAGTAGAAGAtgatttacaaataaaaattaaagtttatcATAAAAAAGGGCTAGGTGACTTCCCATttgaaatactaaattaaaaaactaaatctcaatttaaatggaacaccctgtacaataGAGCCCTTGTAAGTTGAATGTATTTTGACCTCGACGACCTTTTGAAAACACAGGCCTGTTCCACCGTGCGATCTCACAAAGTGGGAACGGTTACTGCCCGTGGGCCGTGGCCAGGCCAGGTTCAGCGAAGAGGAATGCCATCAAGCTGGCGGATACCCTGGACTGCCCTACGAAGGACACGAAGAAAATGATCGCGTGCCTGCGGAAGAAAAACGTGCGGAAAATCATCGAAACGGATCGAGTTTTT
Encoded proteins:
- the LOC144476879 gene encoding carboxylic ester hydrolase, with translation MMGYRGLPFMLVVCACFSNFVASGGHAPSVNIKNGTLSGLAMKTRRGREFAGFRGIPYALPPLGELRFEPPKPSAAWNGVRLAKEDAKICTQRNIYTHDDDVVGDEDCLYLNVYTPKLPTDEDKLKGGYPVMIWLHGCGWICGAGHSEFYSPKFLLDHDVILVTVNYRLGPLGFLSMEDTVLPGNYGMKDQSQAIRWVHENIAAFGGDPNRVTIFGESAGGASVHYHMMSDLTRGLFHRAISQSGNGYCPWAVARPGSAKRNAIKLADTLDCPTKDTKKMIACLRKKNVRKIIETDRVFQVFGYCPMIPFRPVVEPKHPGAFLTEDPAVSSRNGRLVDIPWMTGVTSEEGALIVPGLYTRRNGALVKKLNDDFLNIAPITLLFGQSCPTKETKRIATEIKEFYFGDSPIDNSTRFKLIDMYSDAWFTHAADVSVHDYFEKQSSPVYYYYMNYRGSASFSIIFGDPDNDYGVCHADELQYLFPVGEQLFKDIPLSKSDVKMIDFITGLWVNFATTGNPTPEVTKDIPIKWKPVRTEALEYLFIGQDQIEMSANLLQDRINFWKSLPIRPDLIASDEGTQRKDEL